The following are from one region of the Streptomyces fradiae genome:
- a CDS encoding alpha/beta fold hydrolase, which translates to MTTTYVLVHGAWHGPWAWERLVPLLHAAGARTVTPDLGAPSDHGLHDDARTVVAALDSVPHGDDVVLVGHSYAGLVVREAADARPDAVGHLVLVDGWAGPDGVSLFDLAPDSFAAALRGAAAASPDGDGLTIPAPPPAAFGITGAADTAWLAPRLVPQPLRTFTEASRLRGAVDSIPGTAVHCRPATYPFDRFGAALGYRTRALDGPHDVMLTDPEPLARLLLEAPA; encoded by the coding sequence ATGACGACGACCTATGTACTCGTCCACGGGGCCTGGCACGGGCCCTGGGCCTGGGAGCGGCTCGTGCCCCTGCTGCACGCCGCCGGGGCCCGCACCGTCACCCCGGATCTGGGCGCACCCAGCGACCACGGGCTGCACGACGACGCCCGCACGGTCGTCGCCGCCCTCGACTCCGTCCCCCACGGCGACGACGTGGTCCTGGTCGGGCACAGCTATGCCGGCCTCGTCGTCCGTGAGGCCGCCGACGCCCGGCCGGACGCCGTCGGCCACCTGGTCCTCGTGGACGGCTGGGCGGGACCCGACGGCGTCAGCCTCTTCGACCTGGCCCCCGACTCCTTCGCCGCCGCCTTGCGCGGCGCCGCCGCGGCCTCCCCGGACGGGGACGGGCTCACGATCCCCGCCCCGCCCCCGGCCGCCTTCGGCATCACCGGCGCCGCCGACACGGCCTGGCTGGCGCCCCGCCTCGTCCCGCAGCCGCTGCGCACCTTCACCGAGGCGAGCCGACTGCGCGGGGCCGTCGACTCGATCCCCGGCACCGCCGTCCACTGCCGGCCCGCGACCTACCCGTTCGACCGCTTCGGCGCCGCCCTCGGCTACCGGACCCGGGCGCTCGACGGCCCGCACGACGTGATGCTCACCGACCCCGAGCCGCTCGCCCGGCTGCTCCTGGAGGCCCCGGCCTAG
- a CDS encoding winged helix-turn-helix transcriptional regulator, whose product MEQRTYNQYCATARTLDLVGERWTLLLIRELLTGPKRFGDLQAALRGLGTGLLSTRLKHLEREGLAHKVTLPAPARTPAYALTEAGEELGPAVLALARWGMTWAMGERRESEAFHPGWAVLGLRACFDPEAAAGLHAVYEFRVGDEVFHARVADGTVETLHGPAAQDPDATLTIGEEAFLAAVEGAGLAEAVADGAATATGDAEALRRMKALFRLPARRSRTA is encoded by the coding sequence GTGGAGCAGCGAACGTACAACCAGTACTGCGCGACCGCGCGCACCCTCGACCTCGTCGGCGAGCGCTGGACGCTGCTCCTGATCCGCGAGCTGCTCACCGGGCCCAAGCGCTTCGGCGACCTCCAGGCCGCGCTGCGCGGCCTCGGCACCGGTCTGCTCTCGACCCGTCTGAAGCACCTGGAGCGCGAGGGCCTCGCGCACAAGGTCACCCTCCCGGCGCCCGCCCGCACCCCCGCGTACGCCCTCACCGAGGCCGGCGAGGAGCTCGGCCCCGCCGTGCTTGCCCTCGCCCGCTGGGGCATGACCTGGGCGATGGGGGAGCGGCGCGAGAGCGAGGCCTTCCACCCCGGCTGGGCCGTGCTCGGCCTGCGGGCCTGCTTCGACCCGGAGGCGGCGGCCGGGCTCCACGCGGTGTACGAGTTCCGCGTCGGCGACGAGGTCTTCCACGCCCGGGTCGCCGACGGGACCGTCGAGACCCTCCACGGCCCGGCCGCACAGGACCCGGACGCGACCCTGACGATCGGCGAGGAGGCGTTCCTCGCTGCGGTGGAGGGTGCGGGCCTGGCCGAGGCCGTCGCGGACGGCGCCGCCACGGCGACCGGGGACGCCGAGGCCCTGCGCCGGATGAAGGCCCTCTTCCGGCTCCCGGCCCGGCGGTCCCGTACCGCCTAG
- a CDS encoding amidohydrolase family protein, with amino-acid sequence MDLVFRDAEVVDGTGEPSYRADVAIDGGRIAAIVKEAAQAGCQRPTARRIVDAEGLALAPGFIDMHAHSDLALLRDPDHSAKAAQGVTLEVLGQDGLSYAPVDDRTLAEVRRTIAGWNGGGPDDTTVDFDFDWRTVGEYLDRLDTAHGGRGIAVNAAYLVPQGTVRMYAMGWEDRPATDTELERMRQLVAEGLEQGAVGMSSGLTYTPGMYAPDAELTELCRVVASYGGYYCPHHRSYGAGALRAYEEMVALTRDAGCALHLAHATMNFGVNKGRAPELLALLDAALDGGADISLDTYPYTPGCTTLVAVLPSWAHEGGPEALLARLADDATAERIRHHLEELGSDGCHGVPVEWDTIEISGVTNPALAEWVGRTVPDWPTARRLLLEDRLGSTVLQHVGHEENVRAIMRHRVHTGGSDGILQGAKPHPRAYGTFPEYLGRYVREEGVLSLEECVAHLTSRPAARLRLPDRGRIREGFVADLVLFDPATVAAGSTYAAPRTLPVGIPHVLVNGRFVIEDGKRTDELPGRSVRRSGR; translated from the coding sequence ATGGACCTCGTCTTCCGTGACGCGGAGGTCGTCGACGGCACCGGCGAACCCTCCTACCGCGCCGATGTCGCCATCGACGGCGGCCGGATCGCCGCAATCGTCAAGGAGGCCGCGCAGGCCGGCTGCCAGCGCCCGACGGCCCGCCGGATCGTCGACGCCGAGGGGCTCGCCCTGGCCCCCGGCTTCATCGACATGCACGCCCACAGCGACCTCGCACTGCTCCGCGACCCGGACCACAGCGCGAAGGCGGCGCAGGGCGTGACCCTGGAGGTCCTGGGGCAGGACGGCCTGTCGTACGCACCGGTCGACGACCGCACACTGGCCGAGGTCCGCCGCACCATCGCCGGCTGGAACGGCGGCGGTCCCGACGACACGACGGTCGACTTCGACTTCGACTGGCGCACGGTCGGCGAGTACCTGGACCGGCTGGACACCGCGCACGGCGGGCGGGGCATCGCCGTGAACGCCGCCTACCTCGTCCCCCAGGGCACGGTCCGCATGTACGCGATGGGCTGGGAGGACCGGCCGGCGACGGACACCGAGCTGGAGCGGATGCGGCAACTGGTCGCCGAGGGCCTGGAGCAGGGCGCCGTCGGCATGTCCTCCGGGCTGACCTACACCCCCGGGATGTACGCGCCGGACGCCGAACTGACCGAGCTGTGCCGGGTGGTGGCCTCGTACGGCGGCTACTACTGCCCGCACCACCGCTCGTACGGGGCGGGCGCCCTGCGGGCGTACGAGGAGATGGTCGCGCTCACCCGTGACGCGGGCTGCGCCCTGCACCTCGCGCACGCCACGATGAACTTCGGCGTGAACAAAGGGCGCGCGCCGGAGCTGCTCGCGCTCCTGGACGCGGCCCTCGACGGCGGCGCGGACATCTCGCTCGACACCTACCCGTACACCCCGGGCTGTACGACGCTGGTCGCCGTGCTGCCGAGCTGGGCGCACGAGGGCGGGCCGGAGGCGCTGCTCGCGCGGCTCGCGGACGACGCGACGGCGGAGCGGATCCGGCACCACCTGGAGGAGCTGGGCTCGGACGGCTGCCACGGGGTGCCGGTGGAGTGGGACACCATCGAGATCTCCGGGGTGACGAACCCGGCGCTGGCGGAGTGGGTCGGCCGCACGGTCCCCGACTGGCCGACGGCGCGCCGGCTGCTCCTGGAGGACCGGCTCGGCTCGACGGTCCTCCAGCACGTGGGCCACGAGGAGAACGTGCGGGCGATCATGCGCCACCGGGTCCACACCGGCGGCTCGGACGGCATCCTGCAGGGCGCCAAGCCGCACCCGCGCGCGTACGGCACCTTCCCCGAGTACCTCGGCCGTTACGTCCGCGAGGAGGGCGTCCTCTCCCTGGAGGAGTGCGTCGCCCACCTCACCTCCCGCCCCGCCGCCCGCCTCCGGCTCCCCGACCGCGGCCGGATCCGCGAGGGCTTCGTCGCCGACCTGGTCCTCTTCGACCCGGCGACGGTCGCGGCCGGCTCGACGTACGCCGCTCCCCGCACCCTCCCGGTGGGCATCCCGCACGTGCTGGTGAACGGCCGGTTCGTGATCGAGGACGGCAAGCGGACGGACGAGCTGCCGGGCCGGTCGGTCAGGAGGAGCGGGCGCTGA
- a CDS encoding alanine racemase — MPDLAHEVVDHRFKALPPDAAGLTVGELAAQRRNLFTGGFTTPVLALSAESVEHNLRLLETYTERHGLAFAPHGKTSMAPQLFDRQIAHGAWGITAAVPHQARVYRAHGVARIFLANELVDAVALRWLAAELDADPDFRFVCYVDSVRGVELMDQALTAAGARRAVDVVVELAAGATGRTGVRTEAECAAVADAVAAAPALRLVGVAGYEGTMPGADTDSVRTWLQRLIGLAAEFDKAGRFDPAVGEIVVSAGGSEWFDAVAESFAEIPALSLPVLKLLRSGAYVSHDDGQYRDRTPFNRIPEEGALQPAFRLWSQVVSRPTAEQAFTNAGKRDASHDLHLPEAQVVRDARTGEIRAAAGITVTGLSDQHVWLGTESGAELEVGDWVGMGLSHPCTIFDKWQLIPLVEADGTVVDYIRTFF, encoded by the coding sequence ATGCCGGACCTGGCCCACGAGGTCGTCGACCACCGCTTCAAGGCCCTGCCGCCGGACGCCGCGGGGCTGACCGTCGGCGAGCTCGCCGCCCAGCGCCGCAACCTGTTCACCGGCGGTTTCACCACCCCCGTCCTCGCCCTCTCCGCCGAGTCCGTCGAGCACAACCTGCGCCTCCTGGAGACGTACACCGAGCGCCACGGCCTGGCCTTCGCGCCGCACGGCAAGACGTCCATGGCCCCGCAGCTGTTCGACCGTCAGATCGCCCACGGCGCCTGGGGCATCACGGCCGCCGTCCCCCACCAGGCCCGGGTCTACCGCGCGCACGGCGTCGCCCGGATCTTCCTCGCCAACGAGCTCGTCGACGCCGTCGCGCTGCGCTGGCTCGCCGCCGAGCTGGACGCCGACCCGGACTTCCGCTTCGTCTGCTACGTCGACTCCGTGCGCGGCGTCGAGCTGATGGACCAGGCGCTGACCGCCGCCGGGGCGCGCCGCGCCGTGGACGTGGTGGTCGAACTGGCCGCCGGTGCGACCGGGCGTACGGGCGTACGGACGGAGGCGGAGTGCGCGGCCGTCGCCGACGCCGTCGCGGCCGCCCCCGCGCTCCGTCTCGTCGGCGTCGCCGGGTACGAGGGCACGATGCCCGGGGCTGACACCGACTCCGTACGCACCTGGCTGCAGCGGCTCATCGGGCTCGCCGCCGAGTTCGACAAGGCCGGCCGCTTCGACCCCGCCGTCGGCGAGATCGTGGTGAGCGCGGGCGGCAGCGAGTGGTTCGACGCGGTCGCCGAGTCCTTCGCGGAGATCCCCGCGCTCTCCCTGCCCGTCCTGAAGCTGCTGCGCTCCGGCGCGTACGTCTCGCACGACGACGGGCAGTACCGCGACCGCACCCCCTTCAACCGGATCCCTGAGGAGGGTGCCCTCCAGCCCGCGTTCCGGCTCTGGTCGCAGGTCGTCTCCCGGCCCACCGCCGAGCAGGCCTTCACCAACGCGGGCAAGCGGGACGCCTCTCACGACCTGCACCTGCCCGAGGCGCAGGTGGTCCGCGACGCCCGGACGGGTGAGATCCGCGCCGCGGCGGGCATCACCGTGACGGGCCTCTCCGATCAGCACGTCTGGCTCGGCACCGAGTCCGGCGCAGAGCTGGAGGTCGGCGACTGGGTGGGGATGGGCCTGTCGCACCCCTGCACGATCTTCGACAAGTGGCAGCTGATCCCGCTGGTCGAGGCGGACGGCACGGTCGTCGACTACATCCGCACCTTCTTCTAA
- a CDS encoding sugar kinase: MVTFLPTRPGRLADVPSFDRGIGGAESNVACALAAAGHRARWVGRVGRDGFGTHLTEAIGAYGVDVSAVVRDPGRPTGVYFRTATDRATDAHEVVYHRAGSAASAMAPSTVPYDVVAGGRILHLTGITAALSASCLALVRELTGPRPGRPLVSFDVNFRPGLWADPAAGGRVLLDLARGADVVFVGADEAEAAWGVGEPDAIRRALPEPGVLVVKRGEVGATVYERCAASFPTPPLPELGALPPDPRASNAGGAGFAAGPRPDTVTHVPAPRVDVVAPVGAGDAFAAGFLSGTLRGLDAKARLRHGHLMAAAALTVPGDLAAPARRAHADRLAAAPDEAWGRLHLGPGWTGEDQEVRTP, encoded by the coding sequence ATGGTCACCTTCCTGCCCACCCGGCCCGGGCGCCTCGCCGACGTGCCCTCCTTCGACCGCGGCATCGGCGGCGCCGAGTCCAACGTCGCCTGCGCCCTCGCCGCCGCCGGCCACCGTGCGCGGTGGGTCGGCCGGGTCGGCCGGGACGGCTTCGGCACCCACCTGACCGAGGCGATCGGCGCGTACGGCGTCGACGTCTCCGCCGTCGTCCGCGACCCCGGCCGGCCCACCGGCGTCTACTTCCGCACCGCCACCGACCGCGCCACGGACGCGCACGAGGTCGTCTACCACCGGGCCGGGTCCGCGGCCTCGGCGATGGCGCCGTCGACCGTGCCGTACGACGTCGTCGCGGGCGGCCGGATCCTCCACCTCACCGGTATCACGGCCGCGCTGTCGGCCTCCTGCCTCGCGCTCGTACGGGAACTCACCGGCCCCCGGCCCGGCCGGCCGCTCGTCTCCTTCGACGTCAACTTCCGGCCCGGGCTGTGGGCCGATCCGGCGGCGGGCGGGCGCGTGCTGCTGGACCTGGCGCGGGGGGCCGACGTCGTGTTCGTCGGCGCCGACGAGGCGGAGGCGGCGTGGGGTGTCGGGGAGCCGGACGCGATCCGGCGCGCGCTGCCGGAGCCGGGGGTGCTGGTGGTGAAGCGGGGGGAGGTGGGGGCGACGGTGTACGAGCGCTGCGCGGCATCTTTCCCCACCCCGCCCCTTCCCGAATTGGGGGCTCTGCCCCCGGACCCCCGCGCCTCAAACGCCGGCGGGGCTGGATTTGCTGCCGGCCCCCGTCCCGACACCGTCACCCACGTCCCCGCCCCCCGCGTCGACGTCGTCGCCCCCGTCGGCGCCGGCGACGCCTTCGCCGCCGGGTTCCTCTCCGGCACCCTCCGCGGCCTCGACGCCAAAGCTCGGCTGCGGCACGGGCACCTCATGGCCGCCGCCGCGCTCACCGTCCCCGGCGACCTCGCCGCCCCCGCGCGGCGCGCCCACGCCGACCGGCTGGCCGCCGCGCCCGACGAGGCCTGGGGGAGACTTCACCTCGGCCCCGGCTGGACGGGGGAGGACCAGGAGGTACGTACGCCATGA
- a CDS encoding IclR family transcriptional regulator has protein sequence MSQTVDRALSILPLLAQGPADLGQVAERLGVHKSTALRLLRTLHEHGLVYRQQDQRYRLGARLFALAQEAVENLDIREIAHPHLAALNERIGHTVHLAVHEEGEVLYIDKVESRYPVRMYSRIGKPVALTVAAVAKLLLADLPEPERRALAAKLDYPLYTPRSTPNAAAFLKELAIVREQGWATDLGGHEESINCVAAPIRGADGRVVAAMSVSAPNVVVTAEELLTLLPLVRRTADDISREYSGTTPPKEASA, from the coding sequence ATGAGCCAGACCGTCGACCGGGCACTCAGCATCCTGCCGCTGCTCGCCCAGGGACCCGCCGACCTCGGACAGGTCGCCGAACGGCTCGGCGTCCACAAGTCCACCGCCCTGCGCCTGCTGCGCACCCTCCACGAGCACGGCCTCGTCTACCGCCAGCAGGACCAGCGCTACCGACTCGGCGCCCGCCTCTTCGCGCTCGCCCAGGAAGCCGTCGAGAACCTCGACATCCGCGAGATCGCCCACCCCCACCTCGCCGCCCTCAACGAGCGCATCGGACACACCGTCCACCTCGCCGTCCACGAGGAGGGCGAGGTCCTCTACATCGACAAGGTCGAGAGCCGCTACCCCGTCCGCATGTACTCGCGGATCGGCAAGCCGGTCGCCCTCACCGTCGCCGCCGTCGCCAAGCTGCTCCTCGCCGACCTCCCCGAGCCCGAGCGCCGCGCCCTCGCCGCCAAGCTCGACTACCCCCTGTACACGCCCCGTTCGACCCCCAACGCGGCCGCCTTCCTCAAGGAGCTGGCGATCGTACGCGAACAGGGCTGGGCCACCGACCTCGGCGGCCACGAGGAGTCCATCAACTGCGTCGCCGCACCCATCCGCGGCGCGGACGGCCGGGTCGTCGCCGCCATGTCGGTGTCCGCGCCCAACGTCGTCGTCACCGCCGAGGAACTCCTCACCCTGCTCCCGCTGGTGCGCCGCACCGCCGACGACATCAGCCGCGAATACTCCGGCACCACCCCACCGAAGGAAGCCAGCGCATGA
- a CDS encoding RidA family protein produces MTEKTAITPATHTAPPAKFSHGVKKGNILQVAGQVGFLPAVEGQPPTPAGPTLREQTLQTFANVKAILEEGGASWDDVMMMRVYLTDVDHFAEMNEIYNAYFEEQGLKAPAAARTTVYVGLPAGLLIEIDALAVLG; encoded by the coding sequence ATGACCGAGAAGACCGCGATCACCCCCGCCACCCACACCGCCCCGCCGGCGAAGTTCTCGCACGGCGTGAAGAAGGGCAACATCCTCCAGGTCGCCGGCCAGGTCGGCTTCCTGCCCGCCGTCGAGGGACAGCCGCCCACGCCCGCCGGCCCGACGCTGCGCGAGCAGACCCTCCAGACCTTCGCCAACGTCAAGGCGATCCTGGAGGAGGGCGGCGCGAGCTGGGACGACGTGATGATGATGCGCGTCTACCTCACGGACGTGGACCACTTCGCCGAGATGAACGAGATCTACAACGCGTACTTCGAGGAGCAGGGCCTGAAGGCCCCCGCCGCCGCCCGTACCACCGTGTACGTCGGCCTGCCGGCGGGGCTCCTCATCGAGATCGACGCCCTCGCGGTCCTCGGCTGA
- a CDS encoding serine/threonine-protein kinase — MIEHKLGEGGMGTVYLARSRGGRAVAVKVARPELAADPAFRARFRAEVAAARRVGGFHTAQVVDADPEAAEPWLATAYIPGPTLAGLVDSEGPLDEERLRALAAALAEALEAIHACDLVHRDLKPGNIVMAPDGPRVLDFGIARALESNRMTATGVAFGTPGYLAPEQALGEEVTGAADVFALGAVLVAAAGGSPFGGGTPMGLMYRSVHEAPDLTAVPEGLRDLVGRCLAKEPGSRPTPERILDELGPGAGAQAIPAPEHRPTVLDVPDPRSAPNPVPPTPVPPTPTPTPGFGAPTPVPPTAPPAAPSPAGLPYTPTAPYVPGSPYPSGGAAVPVPMSPPPPPSYAPGAGRGAAADFVAADAKGGVVIDAHGVTFQLREAEADFRWDEIAAVQHHPTRRGRVLRLLLFLRDGTNFVCEVDGRRHTRVDEWAARIDQVLAVYMPGRSPAPGPAPFPGTAPGYPAGPPGPPAPGYGYPRA, encoded by the coding sequence GTGATCGAGCACAAGCTGGGCGAAGGCGGCATGGGCACCGTCTACCTGGCCCGGTCGCGCGGCGGGCGCGCCGTCGCCGTCAAGGTGGCCCGGCCGGAACTCGCCGCCGACCCGGCCTTCCGCGCGCGCTTCCGCGCGGAGGTCGCCGCCGCCCGGCGGGTCGGCGGGTTCCACACCGCGCAGGTCGTCGACGCCGACCCGGAGGCGGCGGAGCCCTGGCTCGCCACCGCCTACATCCCCGGACCCACGCTCGCCGGCCTCGTCGACAGCGAAGGCCCCCTGGACGAAGAGCGGTTGCGGGCGCTCGCGGCCGCCCTCGCCGAGGCCCTGGAGGCCATCCACGCCTGCGACCTGGTCCACCGCGACCTCAAGCCGGGCAACATCGTGATGGCCCCGGACGGGCCCCGCGTCCTGGACTTCGGGATCGCCCGGGCCCTGGAGTCGAACCGGATGACCGCCACCGGCGTCGCCTTCGGCACCCCCGGCTACCTCGCCCCGGAGCAGGCCCTCGGCGAGGAGGTCACCGGCGCCGCCGACGTCTTCGCGCTCGGCGCCGTCCTGGTGGCGGCGGCCGGCGGCAGCCCGTTCGGGGGCGGTACGCCGATGGGCCTCATGTACCGCTCGGTGCACGAGGCGCCGGACCTCACGGCGGTGCCGGAGGGGCTGCGCGACCTGGTCGGCCGCTGCCTCGCCAAGGAACCCGGCAGCCGGCCGACGCCCGAGCGGATCCTCGACGAACTCGGCCCGGGCGCGGGCGCTCAGGCGATCCCGGCCCCGGAACACCGGCCGACGGTCCTCGACGTGCCCGACCCCCGCTCGGCCCCCAACCCGGTACCGCCCACCCCCGTGCCGCCGACCCCCACCCCGACTCCCGGTTTCGGCGCCCCGACACCCGTGCCGCCGACCGCACCGCCTGCCGCACCGTCGCCCGCGGGCCTCCCGTACACCCCCACCGCCCCGTACGTCCCGGGCTCCCCGTACCCGTCCGGCGGCGCCGCCGTGCCCGTACCGATGTCCCCGCCCCCGCCCCCGTCGTACGCACCGGGTGCCGGTCGCGGTGCCGCTGCCGACTTCGTCGCCGCCGACGCCAAGGGCGGGGTCGTGATCGACGCGCACGGCGTGACGTTCCAGCTCCGGGAGGCCGAGGCCGACTTCCGCTGGGACGAGATCGCCGCGGTCCAGCACCACCCGACCCGCCGCGGCCGGGTGCTGCGCCTCCTGCTGTTCCTGCGCGACGGGACGAACTTCGTCTGCGAGGTCGACGGGCGCCGGCACACCCGTGTCGACGAGTGGGCGGCGCGGATCGACCAGGTCCTCGCCGTCTACATGCCGGGCCGCTCGCCGGCCCCGGGCCCGGCCCCGTTCCCGGGTACGGCGCCCGGCTACCCGGCCGGACCGCCCGGCCCGCCCGCCCCCGGGTACGGCTACCCGCGCGCCTGA
- a CDS encoding chitinase produces the protein MDRTTTRPHRRRLLGGALALTVGSGLVLVGGAGTAQAADVNVAKNAGFENGLTNWSCSAGSGAVVSSPVRTGAGALRATPAGLDNAKCTQTVTVKPSSTYTLSAWVQGGYAYLGATGTGTTDVSTWTPDSGTWKQLTTTFTTGANTTSVQIYTHGWYGTAAYSVDDVSVFGPDGGGGTDPEPTVPATPAGLTAGSVTTSSVSLSWGAVSGATNYKVYKDGALATTVSNSAATVTGLTADTSYQFQVSATNAAGESAKSTAVTARTAKVTDPGPGPAVPKHALTGYWQNFNNGATVQKLRDVQSQYDIIAVSFADATTTAGQITFNLDPAVGYASAADFKADVAAKKAAGKSVILSVGGEKGNVTINSDASATAFANSAYALMQEYGFNGVDIDLEHGINSTYLTKALRQLSAKAGSSLVLTMAPQTIDMQSTGTEYFKTALAVKDILTVVNMQYYNSGSMLGCDGKVYSQGSVDFLTALACIQLQGGLDASQIGLGVPASTRGAGSGYVDPQIVKNALDCLAKGTGCGTFKPAQTYPNIRGAMTWSTNWDATAGNAWSNAVGPHVHNLP, from the coding sequence GTGGACCGCACCACCACTCGGCCGCACCGCCGCAGACTCCTCGGCGGCGCACTCGCGCTGACCGTCGGTTCCGGCCTCGTCCTGGTCGGCGGCGCCGGCACCGCGCAGGCCGCGGACGTCAACGTCGCCAAGAACGCCGGCTTCGAGAACGGCCTGACCAACTGGTCCTGTTCGGCCGGCAGCGGCGCCGTCGTGTCCTCGCCGGTACGCACCGGGGCGGGCGCCCTGCGCGCCACCCCGGCCGGCCTCGACAACGCCAAGTGCACGCAGACCGTGACCGTGAAGCCGAGCTCCACGTACACCCTGAGCGCCTGGGTGCAGGGCGGTTACGCCTACCTCGGCGCCACCGGCACCGGCACCACCGACGTGTCGACGTGGACCCCGGACAGCGGCACCTGGAAGCAGCTGACGACCACCTTCACCACCGGCGCCAACACCACCTCCGTGCAGATCTACACCCACGGGTGGTACGGCACGGCCGCCTACTCCGTCGACGACGTGAGCGTCTTCGGCCCCGACGGGGGCGGCGGCACCGACCCCGAGCCGACGGTCCCGGCCACCCCCGCCGGTCTCACGGCCGGCAGCGTCACCACCAGCTCCGTCTCCCTCAGCTGGGGCGCGGTCTCCGGCGCGACCAACTACAAGGTCTACAAGGACGGCGCCCTCGCGACGACCGTGAGCAACAGCGCGGCCACCGTCACCGGCCTGACCGCCGACACCTCGTACCAGTTCCAGGTCTCGGCCACCAACGCCGCGGGCGAGTCCGCCAAGTCGACGGCCGTCACCGCACGGACCGCCAAGGTCACCGACCCGGGCCCCGGCCCGGCCGTGCCCAAGCACGCGCTGACCGGCTACTGGCAGAACTTCAACAACGGCGCGACCGTGCAGAAGCTGCGCGACGTGCAGTCGCAGTACGACATCATCGCCGTCTCCTTCGCCGACGCGACGACCACGGCCGGCCAGATCACCTTCAACCTCGACCCGGCCGTCGGCTACGCCTCCGCCGCCGACTTCAAGGCGGACGTCGCCGCCAAGAAGGCCGCCGGCAAGTCCGTCATCCTCTCCGTCGGCGGCGAGAAGGGGAACGTCACCATCAACAGTGACGCGTCCGCGACCGCCTTCGCCAACAGCGCCTACGCGCTGATGCAGGAGTACGGCTTCAACGGCGTCGACATCGACCTCGAGCACGGCATCAACTCCACCTACCTGACGAAGGCGCTGCGCCAGCTGTCCGCCAAGGCCGGCTCGTCGCTGGTCCTGACGATGGCGCCGCAGACCATCGACATGCAGTCGACCGGCACCGAGTACTTCAAGACCGCGCTCGCCGTGAAGGACATCCTCACGGTGGTCAACATGCAGTACTACAACAGCGGTTCGATGCTCGGCTGCGACGGCAAGGTCTACAGCCAGGGCTCGGTGGACTTCCTCACCGCGCTCGCCTGCATCCAGCTCCAGGGCGGCCTGGACGCCTCCCAGATCGGCCTGGGCGTGCCCGCCTCGACGCGGGGCGCGGGCAGCGGCTACGTCGACCCGCAGATCGTGAAGAACGCGCTCGACTGCCTCGCCAAGGGCACCGGCTGCGGCACCTTCAAGCCGGCCCAGACCTACCCGAACATCCGGGGCGCGATGACCTGGTCGACCAACTGGGACGCCACGGCCGGCAACGCCTGGTCGAACGCGGTCGGCCCGCACGTCCACAACCTGCCGTAA
- the cpaB gene encoding Flp pilus assembly protein CpaB — MNSRQRRGVLLLLLSVLCALGVFAGVLTVISDVNSKVGPEVTAYRVKDDIEPYAALGPGNFEKITMPERWLPATAVTDLRRTEGKIAVTTLKAGSLLQSDMIVDRPALAPGQQELAIMVDGATGVAGKITPGASVNIYATFAGERGGPPDQSKLIVAGAKVLAIGKLTPIESRDDKAGRATEAVPITFALSTADTQRVAYAESFAEHVRLALVAPGGGSSAPAPGDRTYTLDKDK; from the coding sequence ATGAACTCCCGCCAGCGCCGCGGCGTGCTCCTGCTGCTGCTGTCCGTCCTGTGCGCCCTCGGCGTGTTCGCCGGCGTCCTCACGGTCATCAGCGACGTGAACTCCAAGGTCGGGCCCGAGGTGACCGCGTACCGCGTCAAGGACGACATCGAGCCGTACGCCGCCCTCGGCCCCGGGAACTTCGAGAAGATCACCATGCCGGAGCGCTGGCTGCCCGCCACCGCCGTCACCGACCTCCGCAGGACCGAGGGCAAGATCGCCGTCACGACCCTCAAGGCCGGCTCCCTGCTGCAGAGCGACATGATCGTCGACCGGCCCGCGCTCGCCCCCGGCCAGCAGGAACTCGCCATCATGGTCGACGGCGCCACCGGCGTCGCCGGCAAGATCACCCCAGGCGCCTCCGTCAACATCTACGCCACCTTCGCCGGCGAACGCGGCGGCCCGCCCGACCAGTCCAAGCTGATCGTCGCCGGCGCCAAGGTCCTCGCCATCGGCAAGCTCACCCCCATCGAGAGCCGCGACGACAAGGCCGGCCGGGCCACCGAGGCCGTGCCGATCACCTTCGCCCTCTCCACCGCCGACACCCAGCGCGTCGCCTACGCCGAGTCCTTCGCCGAACACGTCCGCCTCGCCCTCGTCGCCCCCGGCGGCGGCAGCAGTGCGCCCGCCCCGGGCGACCGCACGTACACGCTCGACAAGGACAAGTGA